CAGCATCTTCTAACTTGCTAGTTGTAGGTCACGCGCGGATCGACCACGGCGTAGAGGATGTCGGCCAATAGTTGCCCGGCGAGAGTCAGGACGCTGAACATCAACGTGAGCCCCATGATGACGTTGTAATCGCGTTGGCCGATCGACTCGAAGTACAGTCGGCCCATACCGGGCCACGAGAAGATCTGCTCAAGAATGACAGCGCCGCTGAACAGCGCCGGCAGCGAGAGGCCAACCAACGTGACGAAGGGGATCAGCGTGTTGCGGAAGGCGTGCTTCCAGATGATGGTTCGCGGAGCGACCCCCTTGGCTCGCGCGGTGCGGATGTAGTCTTGCCGCAGCACCTCCTGCATATTGGCGCGGATGAAACGCGAGTAGAACGCCAGGCTGCCGTAAGTGAAGCAAATGATTGGAAGCGTCGCATGCTTCAGCAAGTCGAGAGCCTTGCCGCCGGCGCTCAACGTGGCGTAGTCGTCGGACGTCATGCCGTAGAGCGGCAGCCAGCCGAGTTTCACGTAGAACAGCAACTGCAAGTACAGCGC
This sequence is a window from Lacipirellula parvula. Protein-coding genes within it:
- a CDS encoding ABC transporter permease, whose protein sequence is MISYIIRRLGIGVITLVLITFLVYALVRHIPGTPFTSDMAQMNPSKMMSPEAVEKLNRLYGLDKPWYQAYFLWMGNVLEGDFGLSYSRNNKPVSSLILERMPATLLLSSTSLVLAYLLSVPIGLWSSAHADSASERTASTALYMLYSLPAFVAALYLQLLFYVKLGWLPLYGMTSDDYATLSAGGKALDLLKHATLPIICFTYGSLAFYSRFIRANMQEVLRQDYIRTARAKGVAPRTIIWKHAFRNTLIPFVTLVGLSLPALFSGAVILEQIFSWPGMGRLYFESIGQRDYNVIMGLTLMFSVLTLAGQLLADILYAVVDPRVTYN